The following coding sequences are from one Carassius auratus strain Wakin chromosome 47, ASM336829v1, whole genome shotgun sequence window:
- the LOC113064944 gene encoding methyl-CpG-binding domain protein 3-like isoform X1: protein MEKNDRGEEEEEEQRRERGEAGRLYSLCPTGKKFRSKPQLARYLGNSMDLSSFDFRTGKMLMSKLNKTRQRPRYDNNSQTKGKPDLNTSLPVRQTASIFKQPVTKVTNHPSNKVKTDPQKAIDQPRQLFWEKKLSGLNAFDIAEELVKTMDLPKGLQGVGPGCTDKTLLSAIASALHTSAAPITGQLSAAVEKNPGVWLNTAQPLCKAFIVTDEDIRKQEELVYSVRKRLEEALMADMLAHVEETSSEGDALKQEGNCNDDKQEV from the exons ATGGAGAAAAACGA cagaggtgaggaagaagaggaagaacagAGGCGAGAGAGGGGGGAGGCAGGTCGTTTGTATAGTTTGTG CCCCACTGGGAAGAAGTTCCGGAGCAAGCCTCAATTGGCCCGTTACCTTGGCAACTCCATGGATCTCAGCTCCTTTGATTTCCGCACAGGCAAGATGCTAATGAGCAAACTGAACAAGACCAGACAGAGACCCCGATATGACAACAACAGCCAGACTAAG GGTAAACCCGACCTGAATACGTCCCTCCCAGTACGACAGACGGCCTCCATCTTCAAACAGCCTGTCACAAAAGTTACCAACCACCCCAGCAATAAGGTTAAAACTGACCCACAGAAGGCCATTGACCAGCCCAGACAG CTTTTTTGGGAGAAGAAGTTGAGCGGCCTCAATGCCTTTGACATAGCAGAGGAGTTGGTGAAAACGATGGATCTCCCCAAAGGCTTACAAG GAGTGGGCCCTGGCTGCACAGATAAGACCTTGTTGTCAGCTATTGCCAGCGCTCTTCACACCAGTGCGGCCCCCATCACGGGCCAGCTGTCCGCCGCTGTGGAGAAGAACCCCGGAGTGTGGCTCAACACGGCTCAGCCTCTCTGCAAGGCCTTCATCGTCACAGACGAGGATATCAG GAAGCAAGAGGAGCTGGTGTACAGCGTGAGGAAGCGTTTGGAGGAGGCTCTGATGGCTGACATGTTGGCTCATGTTGAGGAAACATCTAGTGAGGGTGACGCACTCAAACAGGAGGGGAATTGCAATGATGATAAACAGGAAGTATAG
- the LOC113064944 gene encoding methyl-CpG-binding domain protein 3-like isoform X3, with protein sequence MEKNDPTGKKFRSKPQLARYLGNSMDLSSFDFRTGKMLMSKLNKTRQRPRYDNNSQTKGKPDLNTSLPVRQTASIFKQPVTKVTNHPSNKVKTDPQKAIDQPRQLFWEKKLSGLNAFDIAEELVKTMDLPKGLQGVGPGCTDKTLLSAIASALHTSAAPITGQLSAAVEKNPGVWLNTAQPLCKAFIVTDEDIRKQEELVYSVRKRLEEALMADMLAHVEETSSEGDALKQEGNCNDDKQEV encoded by the exons ATGGAGAAAAACGA CCCCACTGGGAAGAAGTTCCGGAGCAAGCCTCAATTGGCCCGTTACCTTGGCAACTCCATGGATCTCAGCTCCTTTGATTTCCGCACAGGCAAGATGCTAATGAGCAAACTGAACAAGACCAGACAGAGACCCCGATATGACAACAACAGCCAGACTAAG GGTAAACCCGACCTGAATACGTCCCTCCCAGTACGACAGACGGCCTCCATCTTCAAACAGCCTGTCACAAAAGTTACCAACCACCCCAGCAATAAGGTTAAAACTGACCCACAGAAGGCCATTGACCAGCCCAGACAG CTTTTTTGGGAGAAGAAGTTGAGCGGCCTCAATGCCTTTGACATAGCAGAGGAGTTGGTGAAAACGATGGATCTCCCCAAAGGCTTACAAG GAGTGGGCCCTGGCTGCACAGATAAGACCTTGTTGTCAGCTATTGCCAGCGCTCTTCACACCAGTGCGGCCCCCATCACGGGCCAGCTGTCCGCCGCTGTGGAGAAGAACCCCGGAGTGTGGCTCAACACGGCTCAGCCTCTCTGCAAGGCCTTCATCGTCACAGACGAGGATATCAG GAAGCAAGAGGAGCTGGTGTACAGCGTGAGGAAGCGTTTGGAGGAGGCTCTGATGGCTGACATGTTGGCTCATGTTGAGGAAACATCTAGTGAGGGTGACGCACTCAAACAGGAGGGGAATTGCAATGATGATAAACAGGAAGTATAG
- the LOC113064944 gene encoding methyl-CpG-binding domain protein 3-like isoform X2 — protein sequence MEKNEGEEEEEEQRRERGEAGRLYSLCPTGKKFRSKPQLARYLGNSMDLSSFDFRTGKMLMSKLNKTRQRPRYDNNSQTKGKPDLNTSLPVRQTASIFKQPVTKVTNHPSNKVKTDPQKAIDQPRQLFWEKKLSGLNAFDIAEELVKTMDLPKGLQGVGPGCTDKTLLSAIASALHTSAAPITGQLSAAVEKNPGVWLNTAQPLCKAFIVTDEDIRKQEELVYSVRKRLEEALMADMLAHVEETSSEGDALKQEGNCNDDKQEV from the exons ATGGAGAAAAACGA aggtgaggaagaagaggaagaacagAGGCGAGAGAGGGGGGAGGCAGGTCGTTTGTATAGTTTGTG CCCCACTGGGAAGAAGTTCCGGAGCAAGCCTCAATTGGCCCGTTACCTTGGCAACTCCATGGATCTCAGCTCCTTTGATTTCCGCACAGGCAAGATGCTAATGAGCAAACTGAACAAGACCAGACAGAGACCCCGATATGACAACAACAGCCAGACTAAG GGTAAACCCGACCTGAATACGTCCCTCCCAGTACGACAGACGGCCTCCATCTTCAAACAGCCTGTCACAAAAGTTACCAACCACCCCAGCAATAAGGTTAAAACTGACCCACAGAAGGCCATTGACCAGCCCAGACAG CTTTTTTGGGAGAAGAAGTTGAGCGGCCTCAATGCCTTTGACATAGCAGAGGAGTTGGTGAAAACGATGGATCTCCCCAAAGGCTTACAAG GAGTGGGCCCTGGCTGCACAGATAAGACCTTGTTGTCAGCTATTGCCAGCGCTCTTCACACCAGTGCGGCCCCCATCACGGGCCAGCTGTCCGCCGCTGTGGAGAAGAACCCCGGAGTGTGGCTCAACACGGCTCAGCCTCTCTGCAAGGCCTTCATCGTCACAGACGAGGATATCAG GAAGCAAGAGGAGCTGGTGTACAGCGTGAGGAAGCGTTTGGAGGAGGCTCTGATGGCTGACATGTTGGCTCATGTTGAGGAAACATCTAGTGAGGGTGACGCACTCAAACAGGAGGGGAATTGCAATGATGATAAACAGGAAGTATAG